From one Culex quinquefasciatus strain JHB chromosome 3, VPISU_Cqui_1.0_pri_paternal, whole genome shotgun sequence genomic stretch:
- the LOC119768914 gene encoding uncharacterized protein LOC119768914, translated as MIRTLGLQMKQFDYAAHTDDVGVEWRKWLLSFETMIRASRIEDEDWKKDLLLHYAGPNVQQLFGTLPELPGEEMRGPLINIEHYTPSMTSYEEACARLNEFFLPKENSTYERHILRQMKQRLGESIDAFTVRLRVQAERCGFDDRMEEHIKDQIIQTSQPDTLRRDLLKRGDASLEEIVNVVKIYETVAKQDKSFASGDVKPAASEVSKIDVKPPPSGNRKRFPEIASSECHRCGFEGHVASDERCPARGHMCNKCGGRDHFARKCRTAKKPFRPGGNRWTGSHPRAYAAKQDRSEADSSTVKHIAEKDTEYVFNVTSSNDDGEMQCEVGGVGMCAVIDSGSKYNLLSQGDWEKLKAKKVVVSNQRKETSKSFKAYGGQPLPLLGVFTASLKIGSVTEPAEFYVVEGNGKFLIGRDTATAMGVLRIGVPVNEVDTECKRLGTIKGIVVDIPIRADVTPVVQPYRRIPVALEAKVDQKIDELLSQGVIERVNAPSKWISPVVVVPKGDDVRICIDMRRANEAVERENHPLPTIEDFLPHLAKAKIFSRLDVKNAFHQVGF; from the coding sequence atgattcgtacgCTGGGGCTGCAGATGAAGCAGTTTGATTATGCAGCTCACACTGACGATGTGGGTGTGGAATGGCGAAAGTGGTTGCTGTCGTTCGAGACGATGATCCGAGCGTCCCGCATCGAGGATGAAGATTGGAAAAAAGATCTGCTGCTGCACTATGCCGGCCCAAATGTTCAGCAGCTCTTCGGAACGCTACCGGAGTTGCCCGGGGAAGAAATGCGTGGGCCGTTGATAAACATCGAACACTACACGCCAAGTATGACCAGCTACGAGGAAGCCTGCGCCAGACTGAATGAGTTCTTTCTGCCCAAGGAAAACTCGACCTACGAGCGCCACATTTTGCGGCAAATGAAACAACGGCTCGGTGAGAGTATTGACGCTTTTACCGTTAGACTGCGAGTTCAGGCAGAAAGGTGTGGATTTGATGATCGGATGGAGGAGCACATCAAGGACCAAATTATTCAGACAAGCCAACCAGACACGCTGCGCCGAGATTTGCTGAAGCGGGGCGACGCAAGTCTCGAAGAGATAGTAAACGTTGTGAAGATCTACGAAACCGTGGCGAAGCAGGACAAATCTTTTGCGTCGGGAGATGTTAAGCCAGCGGCAAGTGAGGTCAGCAAGATTGATGTTAAGCCTCCTCCGTCGGGTAACCGCAAACGATTTCCGGAGATAGCTTCGTCCGAGTGCCACCGTTGTGGATTTGAAGGTCACGTGGCCAGTGATGAGAGGTGTCCTGCCAGAGGACACATGTGCAACAAATGCGGTGGAAGGGACCACTTTGCGAGAAAGTGTCGAACGGCAAAGAAACCGTTCAGGCCTGGTGGAAACCGTTGGACCGGAAGTCACCCGAGAGCTTACGCCGCCAAGCAAGATCGTTCTGAGGCGGATTCCAGCACGGTGAAACACATCGCTGAAAAGGACACGGAGTATGTCTTTAACGTGACTTCAAGTAACGACGATGGTGAGATGCAATGCGAAGTAGGTGGCGTTGGTATGTGTGCGGTTATTGACTCGGGCTCGAAGTACAACCTCCTGAGCCAAGGAGACTGGGAAAAACTCAAGGCCAAGAAGGTAGTCGTGTCGAATCAACGCAAGGAGACGTCGAAGTCGTTCAAAGCGTACGGGGGGCAGCCTCTTCCGTTGCTGGGCGTATTTACAGCTTCGCTCAAGATTGGATCCGTAACAGAACCGGCCGAGTTCTATGTGGTGGAAGGAAACGGCAAGTTTCTTATCGGTCGTGACACAGCTACAGCGATGGGTGTCCTGCGAATCGGTGTACCAGTTAACGAAGTGGACACTGAGTGCAAGCGGTTGGGCACCATCAAAGGAATTGTCGTAGACATCCCGATCAGGGCTGACGTAACTCCCGTTGTTCAACCGTACCGACGCATACCGGTGGCGTTGGAGGCCAAAGTGGACCAGAAGATTGACGAGCTGTTGAGCCAGGGTGTAATCGAGCGAGTGAACGCGCCATCAAAATGGATATCTCCTGTAGTAGTGGTGCCAAAAGGCGACGACGTACGAATCTGCATTGACATGCGACGAGCGAATGAAGCTGTGGAAAGGGAGAACCACCCCCTACCGAccatcgaagattttttgccacACTTGGCGAAGGCCAAGATTTTCTCGCGACTGGACGTGAAGAACGCTTTTCATCAGGTAGGATTCTAA